The genomic DNA CGTACCTCATTATAATTCTGTTTTAGGAATATAGTCGGTGTATTTAAAGAAGATCTTATAGCAAGCAAACAGTTTTCTTCTGCAATATTCAGTTTCGAAAGTAATTCATCAAATATAATATCTTCatcatctttattttcatctagacaggttttaattaatttccaatTGTTTTTGTGCATTCTTATTTCACTATCTGATGTCTCCTCATCTAGAGGATATAGTATCATAGTTTGTTTCATTGGAGGCTGTGGGTAGTTGAATCTACATTTGCTGCTAGTATTTTTACGACATGTATGTGAATGTCTATGCACTTGCCTATTAAATAGGTTAAGCAATTCAACGTTGTCTATTGGCTTTTGACACgttatttcattcattcatgcCCTTTACGCCTAACAGGCATGTAGGGCAGCAACGTGTTCCCTCCACATCTGGCGATCCCTTGCCATGAACTTGATGCCCTCCCAGGTCTTCCCCATctcctttatttccttctcaactGTCCGTCACCATGTGATCTTGGGATGACCCCACTTGCGTTTCCCTTCTGGCGTCCAATGCATAGCAGTTTTTGCAATGGAAGCTTCTTGGCGGGTGACATGGCCAATCCACCTCCAGTGTCTCCTCATCAGGATGGTAGCCATTGATTCGGTTCCACACCATTCAAAAAGATCTTTGTTGGAAATGACATTAGGCCAAAAGATACGTAAAATACGCCGAAGGCTTTTGGTGTGAAAAGTGGAGAGTTTTGATAGATCCTTCTCCGTTAAGTGCCAACATTCTGAGCCATACAGGAGGGTTGTAAGGACGCAGCTATGATAGAGCTTCAGTTTGGTACGAGCACTATAGGTGGAAGAACGCCATACCTTATTCATCATATTGAGCGAATTTCTGGCCTTGTTGAGACGGCTCTGGATGTCCAGGTCAGTTCCTCCATCCCTACTGATGATACTGCCGAGGTAGGTAAATCTGTCTGTGTAAGGAAGCTCTTCGTTTTCAATCTGGACTGGTCGTGTGTTGTTAGCATTCAGTGCCATAATTTCAGTCTTCTTGCTGCTGATGTTCAGGCCAACTTGCTTTGCAAAGGTGTTGAGGCGATGCGTCTTCTCTTGTATGTGGgtgtgggtgtgggtgtggGTGTGTGATAGTAAGGCTAGATCGTCTGCGTAGTCCAGGTCTTCTAGGTAGGAGAAAGGTGTCCATCTGATTCCCCTGACCTGATCTTCAGTGGTGCGATGCATGATCCAGTCCACAACAAGGTTGAAAAGAAATGTAGACATTACACACCCCTGCCTGACACCAGTGTGAACTTCAAATAAGATGTCACCATCACCAACACAGCAGGTAAAGTTGTCATAGAAGCTTTTGATGATCTCAACAAGGTGGAAGGGGATTCCATATGCTCATAATAACTTCCAGAGGCTGTGCCGGTGCACACTGTCAAAGGCCTTGGCGAAATCTACAAAGTTGATATAGAGGGTTCGCTGCCATTCGGTACTCTGTTCAATAATATTTCTCAGTGTGGAAATATGATCAATACAGCCCCTTCCTCTCCTGAAACCTGCCTGTTCTTCACAAAGTATATGGTCCACAGCCAGTGATAAGTGCTTCATGATGACCTTCGCTAAGATCTTGCTAGGGGTGGATAATAGTGTAATGCCGCGCCAGTTGTTACAGTCAGACAGAGCTCCTTTCTTTGGTATCTTGATGATGACACCCTTATTCCAATCATCAGGAATTTTCCTTCTGTCCCATATGGTGTTGAAAAGTGGCTGCAATATGCTTGCTGTAGTCACAGCATCTGCCTTGAACAGTTCAGCATTGAGGCGGTCTTCGCCAGGTGCCTTGTGGTTTTTTAGAGAATTAATGGCTGCAATGatctcttctttctttggtgGTCCGGTGTCAACACTTAAGTCCTCCTCAGCCTCTGATATATCAGGCTCCTCTTCTGGTGGTGGTCTGTTGAGGACCTCATTGAAATGCTCTACCCAACATGCTTCTTGGTCTTTTTCAGAGGTGAGGAGCTGTCCTTGTTTATCTTGTATGGGGACATTTCTATTGCCATTATATTTTCCACAGATCAGTTTAGTGACTTTATAGACATTTCTCTGCTCTCCCTTTTGTGCCGCTTCCTCTGCTTCTTTTGCTAGATCTTCCATATACGCTCTCTTATCTGTTCTGATCTTTCTTTTGACACACCTGTTGGTTTCTGTGTAAGCCGCTCTATACTTCTCTCGAAGTCTGGCTGATTTGCTGTCATTTATCTTCTTCTTCAGCAGGCGTCTCTCCTCGATAGCCTGCCACGTGTCTGGTGTAAtccattctttcttctttctcgtCTTTTGCATCCCCAGACAGGTTTTACTTGCTTCATCAAATATGTTCTTCACTTGCTTCCACTGTTGATTTACAGTGTCTTCCTCTTCATCGATGCTTTGCTTGTCTGTATGTTACTCAAGGCTTGGAACCTGTTCCTCAGCTTTGAGGTAAAATATCACCCGTTGACACGTTATTATCTTATCAATAAATGCTGAGGCGGCAGAACTGCCTCAGGAGCTTGCGAATCGATGAGCCGTACTATGTAAACACAACTTTAgtttaatttacagaaattctTGTACACACTACCATTGATTCCTAGATTCCTTACAAACGATTCCTTGTGAACAATGCCTTGATAATGCAATGGGAACGTAATAGCGATGTAACTGATGCGACTGGCAACAATGTGATATAACTGATGCCATGCggtaaagaaaactaaaagaaaaataggtaCCCAATGGGTACTTGTGTCTGCTGCAGTGGAATGGAATCTGCTGTAGGCGCCTATTTTTTTGAATACTGTTAAACTGGCTAGAAACATCTCCCGAAAGGCAGTGGTATGGAATGCTCAAGGCATCACAAAGATGGGGAACTGAAGTGGTGAATGTCCAATGCTCCAGTTGGAGGTAAGGGATCATCAATATCAATCATCAATATCATGATTGTGattacatcttcatcactgtttaaataACTGTTATTGTGTTATGGTACTGCAAAGAATCTAACATTAAAGCGAACGTTTCTTCTATTTTgtagcagaatatttaaatcaaagaattgaaatacaactgccaatagtttttaacaaaattgcatAGTATCTGAAGTCTTTGTAACACAAGACAACTGTAATGCAAACGCAGTAGcagttttgcaaagcaagaaaaagtctctggttgtaataattcctaggaaatcattatgtttttcatttaatggtaatatgcaatcaatttgtaacaaaacaggtaaaacaaagttagtatatTTACATTGTTGTGTTCAAGTAACTAACAGgtgaatatacttttaaaagtattttgaagtgtttgtcttttaattgaaatgaaatgtatcagaaatgtAACGCAACAGAAATATTATCCTAAAAAAAGCAGCACGtgtacttgtaaataatgtttatcagtcagagaaacaatcatttcacttaaaaccagtgtctacaaaatgtttgttgcaaacTAAAAAAACAGGTATTATTAATGTTTGGTATTCAGTAGTAATTTCCACTGATGTGTGacaggaaattgttcattttattcagatttgcactgactccactatttttgttttgttgttgaatgtTATGCTGGTTATAGTTGGTAACTCTAGAAGAAAGGCAGTTATGGTTTCTTCAGTGATCGGAAGAGTGCTCTTTCCTTGTGACGCTAGCATATCATGCAGGATGTCGTTGAACAGGGTCACTGTGATCttcgattctttaatttgtaccaGTAGTTGTACATAACATTGTTCAATGGTGGACTTCATATTCTGCTTGAGCCCACAAGTTGAACAGGTTAGTATGGGAGACGTCTCTATTACCagctttttgttacagttgcaGCAGGATTGATATGCATCGACACTTTGCACTCCAAGTAtttctgctgctgctgttgtattGGTAAAGTTCTGAGGTAGCTCAGCAGGATTAATGAGAGGTTGTGAAAATGGCTCAACTTCTGTAATTGTGCACCCTGTTTTGGGGGTACTCAAATATACGCCATTTGAGTTGTACTCCTTCTTTACTTGGAGATTTTGAAAGTTataagtttttccttcttctaaTCCACAGAATTGTTCCCAAAGTGTCACCTTAATAGCTCCATGTGGGTCCACAAGATaggcaaactttttttttcaccatcctctgtcttcacttttttgttgatgacatctgaataagtttggctttgatggtgatactttgatttgtgtttgcagcTGAAATTGATTAGATATTGTTGGCACTTGGCAACTCAATTCGTGAAAAAGGTGTTTCTTTTGTAGGCTCTAACAGTACattgttattcatcagtacTGTGGTTGCATCTCCTGctctttcaattctaaaatttcgaagttttattggagatttctttttgctcatttgatcaaagtgttcctgtttacttccGGAGAAGCAGACTCCTCTTACTAAGCCATTGGTGGTTTGTATGGACATGTCAAAGTAAGATgtcttgctactttttttagttggagacacattgtgtaagaaaccaacaatcccttctttttgttcttccattgcCTGCAAGTGaaaagaaccttttgagtttgtttcatagcaatataatgtatttcaaaatttgtataCTACTACAAATTTaactataacaacaaaatgccaaaaaaaaaaccttacctaggtgaattataattttttatttgtttacttattcattataaaggaaagaaaaggagCCTGAATCTAGAGACAGTATATTATCTTTCTTTTGACACAAAATTACTAGCTATACTTGACGATAATGTTGAAATCCGTTTCTAAAAAACAGCGTTTCCTAGAAGAGTATGAGTTATTGGACAAATTGCTTTTGCattgaagaaacattttcatacaattttgttTCAGGTTATAGTCTGCCATATCCAGATTGGAGATATGGTAAAATAACTGTtaagattttgttggaatttaataaaatgatatgaaaaaagGCATAAAAGGTACTTCATGTTCTAATCAGTGCACAGATTGCTATATGATctgaaaaatatgtttctaaaaTGTGTAAATTTACGTATAACTCTGGTAAGTTAGTATAAATATGGTCTATTGTAGTTCTGTTGTCAGTGGTATAACATAATACTAATTGCCTATAACTGTTATCTCTAACAAACATTATAAAGGggaattctttctttctcattCAACCAGTTTACATTAAAATCtccaataaaaatattgaattctGAACTATGAAGGACAAGAAGTTGCATCATTGCTGTACACATTTGCCGAATTGCCACTCTTGGTGAACGATATACACCTATTATGGTAATATGTGGAATTGCTGCAAGTTTAACAAtagttatttcaacaccattaGCATTCTTAGAAACTGGATATCCAGGAATGGATGAAATTTTATTATACACTGCTGTTCCACCATAAGGCGATAAACAAGTTATGCATTCCCAAGCCAGAGAAGGTTCACAAAGTTTATCATATTCTGTTCTCTTCATACTGATACACTTAGCATGAAACCACTTGTCGCATGAATCGCATTGTATCGCCATCTGATTCTTTCGGCATCCTTTAGTGCAAACAGCACAAGCATCCGTTACCGGCCCTGGATTCTCCTGTATATCTCCTGCTAACAGAACCATGTAAGTTGCGCAGACATGGCGGCACAAGTGCTTCATGTAGGAACCTCCGAGTCGGACCAGAATTCCACATTGGATACTGCTTAATATCCAAACCTGTAAATACAGCAATACTGCAGGATGTCTTATCAAAACCACGGTTAGGTTTTAGAGAGTGTAGGACAATTGTGATAAGTAGCCAAGCCAAGAATATCAGACAATATTGATAGCCCGCCACTATTGTATGGTGAATCTCAATTCGATCTTTTCACTACCACTGTGGATGGTGATCGCCGGCCTCGCACGAAGAAGACTCGTAGCAGTTTGCTTGCAATCCAAACGTCCCGATCGTTGTTAAAGTCTTAGAAACCTTTAAGTGAGGTAGGCAATCTTCATTTGCGATAAAGAATATGAGCCATTTTCTGTGGTGAACAAAACACTCGAGGAACTCGAAAGTTCAAAAAGAGAAGAGTCTATTAACAATCTCTTAGCATTAGCCGTAAATTGCTGAAAGGTCATGAATGGATGACATGATAGATGATATTGATATGATATCGTAAATAGTGCACATTATTTTGTGCGCCTGATTTTGAATTGAATGACAGACCCCCAATAATTACTGCCAATTTTCATTAACATCGTAACAACAAATCCTATTAGCGAAGCAAAAGGATTAGAATACTCCATAGAGTTCGCAAAGTTCTCTCCCATTCGATATCCATTTTAAGTTTTATTCCATCTTATTTGCGCTGTTATGCTGACATTCTTTTGCAATTGTGTGCTGCACTTGTCAATTTGCAGTTTCCTTTATTCAAAGAAGGTTGTGAAGATATGgtttttgaataataatattGTTTTGAACACTACAGGTGGGCTGGATAATAAAActgtttaagaaaatatatatatgggTTTGAGGAACTGTAGCTTAAATATATTGCAAGGAGTTAAGGCTAGCCTTTCCTAAAATCTCTTCAGCAAATATATCCACACAGGATTATTTTTAGTAGTAAATTATGTgacaaaaggaaaactttagCCTACAGTCCTGCACTTTTCACAATCTTAAcattaaagttgaatttttgtcaaatttacaGGGCAAACCGACCTCCACTTAAAATAATACTGGAGTCTgcccaaaacaaaaacaatttgatgGTGTTCATTTGGCATTTAATAATTTAGTCATTCCCTTTCATCCAATGatcaaaattatattatttcatGGAATCaacaatttatcaaaaataatataatatatattattGGGAATCACAGCCAAACCCAAAGAAAGTTCTTGAGAAAAAATTAAGGGGAGGAGCAGGCCAGGCAGGGGTTTCATAGGGAGTCGAGGGCAAGGCAAATTGACTGGCTGCGAGGAGAATTTGACAGCCTGGTTTGACAATCTTGAGTAAAGTTTATCTTATAAAGAAGTTCAGGTCAAAAAGCCTTGTAAGCCTGTGAAAACCAGTTGCCCTCCTGTTGAAAACGTTAATGAAACCCCCAGTGGCATGAAAAGCCTTCTACATCAGACAAATCACCATTGAAATATGTCCCAACCTTaacaatttaattaaaatcaattattaATATTACTCTACAATTCTCCTGCAACTATTTTGGggaaaatataattaaaataaaattgtgttaaaaGTGGGATGTTTGCTGCCCAAGATTCATCCctttctatttttaaaacagctacatcctttgtGGTCCacacaacaaaataacaaaaatttttgcTGAGAAAAATACATTTCTCCCTGGACCTGGTGCCATTAAACATGCTCCTTCTTCAATACATACTCTCCACTGTCAGATTTATCGAGGCAAAATGTTGCTGAAGATTGTACAGCCTGATCTATGATTAGGTTTCTTTCAGTTTATAGGCACTTGGCCTCAAGAGCAGTTTCATGGTCAACAATCCGATCAGGGGAAGCACCAAGAATATCAGAGGAATGAAACCAGATTCCAGTTTCTTTAACTGTTTTCCCTGTCTTCAAGGTGAAGGCCTTGATAGCTTCCTCTTCATTGTTAACTCCCCATTGTACTGCTTTCACTCATGAGAGGTCATTTTCTCCAAGAAGGCGTTTCAGAAGTGAGGGAGTAACTTATTTGGCTTTCAGAACACTACCAAAGTTGCTGGCAGTAAGACGGCCCCTCCTTGCCAAATGCCAGGCAGGATTGTCACGCTGGCCAACAGTGATCCTACTGATTTTCAATATATCTTCTTCAAGTATTCTGGATTGTCGAGCTAAACAGTCCAGTTGTTGTTGAAGCCCTCTGGTTTAGAGAAACTCTTCTGAAAATATTATATCCTCTATTGTTGGAATTGGTAGTTCATTAAAAGCAGGTGGTTCTGGGCTGAGCAGCCAGCAAAGGCTTGTAAACCTTCCTTATTGTTTAAGGTCTTCATACAGCTGTGCTCTGTCAACCTGTACTGGCTTTCTTCCCAAGGCAGTGTACTTCTTAGGTGGAGGGAACATTTCTGCCACAGCTTGAGCTGAGAGTGATGTGTTCGACTTCCTTTTCCTCCACTGACATTCAACGTCAGTTCTGCTTAGATTATGGATGCCGTGTATAAAGAGTGCAGCTGCATGGCTACACTTAAATGCTCCTCTTGGGCATTCACACTCAGTCGACTTAATTTCGTGTTGTTCATCCAAGTAAAtctaggaaaagaaaacaacgaaaGAACATCCCACCAACGTATTGGATTCAGGTGGTCCCAAATGATAACAACAATGTGCTGCGTTAAAACCACGCTATGAAGTAAACAAATCActataaaaatttttgtttggtaGCCGTTACGTTTAAAAATATGGTAAGTTGGAATTAGGCAGCTAAGATCGCCTTTACCATCTCTAATCGTTCAAAGAAGTGAAAGAACTAAACAAATCTACCTAAAACAGAACTGTAAATCGGTTTAAATCTTGAGCTCTGTTGAGTGCTTTTAATAGAAGATGTTAGCTTAGCTTGAGTTAACTCACCGTGACTTTATACACCTTCTTTTTCATGCTTGCATGCACTTCCCCACGTAAAACACCTTGTTGATACGAAAATGACTCCACATGATCCGATTTGTAGTGGTTTTCTCCTTTTCTGATAGACTTCTTTTCTTctgagaagaaagaaatcagtGAAATCAGTCTCGAGTTGAAAGGGTTGTAGATGCAATAGACCAAGAGTTACAGTCTAGAGGCAGTTGTATTTGGTATCGACAAATGTATCAGCATCTCCTTAAGGATCCCGGATTGCTGATAGATAGAGAGACAGATCAGCATTTAGTGAAGGGACTGGACCCAGAGGGAGTGGAGCTGCAATCCAGGAAACAAttcaaaagaaggaaatatgtagcagcagGACCTAACTTCACATGGCATCTTGATTAATATGATAACTATTTGGCTTTTGTATTCACGGTGCCATCAATTGATACAGCCAACACATATGATGGCTTGAAGTTGGCCCCTCCAATAATGACCCAATGATAACCGTACAAGACTTTATTGACTGTGCCCCTCAGTTTGGTGGCTGTCCTTTAATAGTAAGAGGCGACTGTGGAACTGAAAATGTACACACTGCAGCAGTTCAGTGATTTCTGAGACAGAATTCTCAGAATCACCTCGCAGGAGAAAAAAGCTTTATGTACAGCAAATCTGTAGCTAACCAGAGAATTGAGGCCTGGTGGTCCTTCCTAAGAAAAAGTAACACTGATTAGTGGATGcgtttttttaaagttttatcaGAATCCGGGCATTTTGACAACAGCAATGTAATGCACATCGAGTGCCTGTGATTTTGTTTCATGGGCTTACTTCAAGAGGAGTTGCATAACGTGGCAGAGGCCTGGAATTTGCATCAAATAAGACCCTATAATAGGGAAACGCCTCCTTTGTACCACATGAGGCTGGTGCTCTCAATTATAAAGTCAATGTTTGGAAAAATGACATAGTTGTAGCGGAAAATATGTGTGGCAACAGATCTCATCCTCTTGGTTGCTCTCTGTTATTTGTTCACCTCGCAGAATTGATAATGGAAGATAACAGCTTGCAAATGCCTAGGAACCCAACTGTTTGACCCAATTGTCATTGTTTGTAATACTTTTGTATCATATTGATAATGTATTGTAATTTCCAAAAGATGAatcctaattttttttgctttttcaaacaTAAACTTTGATTTAATATACCTTTTCTTAGAACCTGTCAGAAAGCCAATTTTATAGCCAGCTGACATACAGAGAATCATAAAATGTAGTTCTTAAACTGTTACTATTATCAAACTATAGATAATGATTAGCCTAgaagtttgtttgttaatttgttgatcattttcaaTGGTCCAAGTGGTGTGTCTATAAATGAATACAAAATCCAGTATAAAGTACTTTTATTACCTATTACAATAGGCTACATGCATGTCATACTTTCTAACAAAGAAGCTTGattgtacaaaaaaatttaaaaaaaaaacagaaacatta from Pocillopora verrucosa isolate sample1 chromosome 2, ASM3666991v2, whole genome shotgun sequence includes the following:
- the LOC131796115 gene encoding uncharacterized protein yields the protein MSTFLFNLVVDWIMHRTTEDQVRGIRWTPFSYLEDLDYADDLALLSHTHTHTHTHIQEKTHRLNTFAKQVGLNISSKKTEIMALNANNTRPVQIENEELPYTDRFTYLGSIISRDGGTDLDIQSRLNKARNSLNMMNKVWRSSTYSARTKLKLYHSCVLTTLLYGSECWHLTEKDLSKLSTFHTKSLRRILRIFWPNVISNKDLFEWCGTESMATILMRRHWRWIGHVTRQEASIAKTAMHWTPEGKRKWGHPKITW
- the LOC136279215 gene encoding uncharacterized protein; amino-acid sequence: MKHLCRHVCATYMVLLAGDIQENPGPVTDACAVCTKGCRKNQMAIQCDSCDKWFHAKCISMKRTEYDKLCEPSLAWECITCLSPYGGTAVYNKISSIPGYPVSKNANGVEITIVKLAAIPHITIIGVYRSPRVAIRQMCTAMMQLLVLHSSEFNIFIGDFNVNWLNEKERIPLYNAMEEQKEGIVGFLHNVSPTKKSSKTSYFDMSIQTTNGLVRGVCFSGSKQEHFDQMSKKKSPIKLRNFRIERAGDATTVLMNNNVLLEPTKETPFSRIELPSFAYLVDPHGAIKVTLWEQFCGLEEGKTYNFQNLQVKKEYNSNGVYLSTPKTGCTITEVEPFSQPLINPAELPQNFTNTTAAAEILGVQSVDAYQSCCNCNKKLVIETSPILTCSTCGLKQNMKSTIEQCYVQLLVQIKESKITVTLFNDILHDMLASQGKSTLPITEETITAFLLELPTITSITFNNKTKIVESVQI